One segment of Bacillus alkalisoli DNA contains the following:
- a CDS encoding YlmC/YmxH family sporulation protein, with protein MVKISDFQLKDVVSVSEGRKLGNIGDIDINLATGKIEAIIITGGGKMLGFFGKDEEVVIPWRNIVKIGSDVILVRYQSKIETNFEEM; from the coding sequence ATGGTAAAAATATCAGACTTTCAATTAAAAGATGTTGTTAGTGTTTCGGAAGGAAGAAAATTAGGTAACATAGGGGATATAGATATAAATTTAGCAACGGGAAAAATCGAAGCAATAATAATTACAGGTGGAGGAAAAATGTTAGGCTTCTTCGGTAAAGATGAAGAGGTTGTCATTCCTTGGAGAAATATTGTAAAGATTGGGTCCGATGTTATTCTAGTAAGGTATCAATCAAAAATAGAAACAAATTTTGAAGAAATGTAA
- the sigE gene encoding RNA polymerase sporulation sigma factor SigE, producing the protein MKNLKIKFTYLWYKLLIKLKLKTDEVFYIGGSEALPPPLSKEEEAHLLVKLPNGDQAARSILIERNLRLVVYIARKFENTGINIEDLISIGTIGLIKAVNTFNPEKKIKLATYASRCIENEILMYLRRNNKIRSEVSFDEPLNIDWDGNELLLSDVLGTEEDIITKDLEANVDRKLLLKALDQLNDREKQIMELRFGLIGGEEKTQKDVADMLGISQSYISRLEKRIIKRLRKEFNKMV; encoded by the coding sequence TTGAAAAATCTTAAAATTAAATTTACATATTTGTGGTACAAATTATTAATAAAACTAAAGCTAAAAACAGACGAAGTTTTTTATATAGGAGGTAGTGAAGCTTTACCTCCACCATTATCAAAAGAAGAAGAAGCGCACTTACTTGTAAAACTTCCAAATGGTGATCAAGCTGCGAGATCTATCTTAATAGAACGCAACTTACGTCTTGTAGTATATATCGCAAGAAAATTTGAAAATACAGGAATTAATATAGAAGATTTAATCAGTATCGGAACAATTGGTCTTATTAAAGCAGTAAATACGTTTAACCCTGAAAAGAAAATTAAACTAGCAACATATGCCTCAAGATGTATTGAAAATGAAATTCTAATGTATTTAAGAAGAAATAATAAAATCCGTTCAGAAGTTTCGTTTGATGAACCGCTTAATATCGATTGGGATGGAAATGAATTATTGTTATCCGATGTTTTAGGTACAGAGGAAGATATAATTACAAAAGATTTAGAAGCAAACGTTGATCGTAAACTATTACTTAAAGCTCTAGACCAATTAAACGACCGTGAAAAACAAATCATGGAATTACGTTTTGGCTTAATTGGAGGAGAAGAAAAAACGCAAAAAGATGTGGCGGATATGCTTGGTATATCACAATCATATATTTCACGTTTAGAAAAAAGGATAATAAAACGACTTAGAAAAGAATTTAATAAAATGGTATAG
- the spoIIGA gene encoding sigma-E processing peptidase SpoIIGA has translation MTLYLDVIWILNLVFDFLLLTITGLVLKRKSATWRRWTGAFIGSLIVVLMFTPLEKFVTHTIVKLLFSVAMVYVSFGFFRLRTFIENILVFYMITFGVGGGIIAMHFFLQVDNSFIRESLFQATSGFGDPISWIFVIIGFPCILYLSKKQFASLQDRKFKYEQLADITIHIGDVEITTRGLIDSGNQLQDPITKTPVMILQTSAFVQKIPEEVLLAQKQIQSTQGWPTFSDENTWAQRIRIVPYRAVGKETTLMLAIKADKAIIVHGNDHFECNKFLIGLTDTELSSEGEYYSIIHPKMITDGQVKSAS, from the coding sequence TTGACATTATACTTAGATGTTATTTGGATACTGAACTTAGTATTTGATTTTTTACTATTAACGATTACTGGACTTGTATTAAAAAGAAAAAGTGCGACTTGGAGAAGGTGGACGGGTGCATTCATCGGATCATTAATTGTCGTTTTAATGTTTACTCCGTTAGAAAAGTTTGTAACTCATACGATAGTAAAATTATTATTTTCTGTTGCGATGGTTTATGTTAGTTTCGGATTTTTCCGTCTTCGTACTTTCATAGAAAACATTCTCGTTTTTTATATGATTACTTTCGGAGTAGGTGGCGGAATAATTGCAATGCATTTTTTCTTGCAAGTAGATAATTCCTTCATCAGAGAATCATTATTTCAAGCAACTTCAGGATTTGGTGACCCGATATCATGGATTTTTGTTATCATTGGCTTTCCATGTATTCTTTATTTATCTAAAAAGCAGTTTGCTAGTCTGCAAGATAGAAAATTTAAATATGAACAATTAGCAGACATTACAATTCATATAGGTGATGTTGAAATTACAACGAGAGGGTTAATAGATAGTGGAAATCAATTGCAAGACCCTATTACGAAAACACCAGTTATGATTTTGCAAACTAGTGCTTTTGTCCAAAAAATACCTGAGGAAGTTTTACTTGCACAAAAACAAATACAGAGTACACAAGGATGGCCAACTTTTTCAGATGAAAATACTTGGGCTCAAAGGATAAGAATAGTACCTTATCGAGCAGTAGGTAAAGAAACTACATTAATGCTAGCGATAAAAGCAGATAAAGCAATTATTGTTCATGGTAATGACCATTTTGAGTGTAACAAGTTTTTGATTGGTTTAACTGATACGGAGTTATCATCGGAAGGAGAGTACTACAGTATTATCCATCCGAAAATGATTACTGATGGCCAAGTGAAGTCGGCTTCTTGA
- the ftsZ gene encoding cell division protein FtsZ, with protein sequence MLEFDTSIDQLATIKVIGVGGGGNNAVNRMIEHGVQGVEFIAVNTDAQALNLSKAEVKMQIGGKLTRGLGAGANPEVGKKAAEESKEQLEEVLKGADMVFVTAGMGGGTGTGAAPVIAQIARDLGALTVGVVTRPFSFEGKKRSGQAAGGIQAMKEGVDTLIVIPNDRLLEIVDKNTPMLEAFREADNVLRQGVQGISDLIATPGLINLDFADVKTIMSNKGSALMGIGVATGENRAAEAAKKAVSSPLLETSIDGAQGVLMNITGGTNLSLYEVQEAADIVASASDQEVNMIFGSVINDNLKEEIVVTVIATGFSEKELNNAKHVARPVFGAQKQPVQKREVPREEPVQETRPPQQSQTQYQTEDTLDIPAFLRNRNRRR encoded by the coding sequence ATGTTGGAGTTTGATACAAGTATCGATCAATTAGCTACCATAAAAGTAATCGGTGTAGGTGGAGGCGGAAATAACGCTGTAAACCGAATGATAGAGCATGGTGTACAAGGTGTAGAATTTATTGCTGTTAATACGGACGCACAAGCGCTTAACTTATCAAAAGCAGAAGTGAAAATGCAAATCGGTGGAAAATTGACAAGAGGATTAGGTGCAGGTGCTAACCCTGAAGTAGGTAAAAAAGCAGCAGAAGAAAGTAAAGAGCAATTAGAAGAAGTGTTAAAAGGGGCAGATATGGTTTTCGTCACTGCTGGAATGGGTGGAGGTACTGGTACTGGTGCCGCTCCGGTTATTGCACAAATTGCTCGTGACTTAGGTGCTTTAACAGTTGGTGTTGTTACGCGACCATTTTCATTTGAAGGAAAAAAGCGTTCTGGACAAGCAGCTGGTGGAATTCAAGCGATGAAAGAAGGCGTGGATACGCTAATTGTTATTCCTAATGACAGACTTCTAGAAATCGTAGATAAAAACACACCAATGCTAGAAGCATTCCGTGAAGCGGATAACGTTTTAAGACAAGGTGTACAAGGTATATCTGACTTAATTGCAACACCTGGATTAATCAACCTAGATTTTGCAGATGTTAAAACAATTATGTCGAATAAAGGTTCTGCATTAATGGGAATCGGTGTTGCTACTGGTGAAAATAGAGCAGCTGAAGCAGCTAAGAAGGCAGTTTCATCCCCACTACTTGAAACCTCTATTGATGGAGCTCAAGGTGTTCTTATGAACATTACAGGGGGAACAAACTTAAGTCTTTACGAAGTTCAAGAAGCTGCAGATATCGTTGCGTCAGCATCCGACCAAGAAGTAAATATGATTTTTGGTTCTGTTATTAATGATAACTTAAAAGAAGAAATCGTTGTAACAGTTATTGCAACTGGATTTAGTGAAAAAGAATTAAATAATGCAAAGCATGTTGCTCGACCAGTATTTGGGGCCCAGAAGCAACCTGTTCAAAAACGTGAAGTTCCAAGAGAAGAGCCTGTTCAAGAAACACGTCCTCCTCAACAAAGTCAAACTCAATACCAAACAGAAGATACACTTGATATCCCTGCATTCTTACGTAATAGAAACCGCAGAAGGTAA
- the sigG gene encoding RNA polymerase sporulation sigma factor SigG, with protein sequence MTRNKVEICGVDTSKLPVLKNEEMRKLFREMQGGEISAREKLVNGNLRLVLSVIQRFNNRGEFVDDLFQVGCIGLMKSIDNFDLGQNVRFSTYAVPMIIGEIRRYLRDNNPIRVSRSLRDIAYKALQVRERLMSETSKEPTAEEIAKVLEVPHEEIVFALDAIQDPVSLFEPIYNDGGDPIFVMDQLSDEKNKDIQWIEELALKEGMRRLNDREKLILRKRFFQGKTQMEVAEEIGISQAQVSRLEKAAIKQMNKNIQS encoded by the coding sequence ATGACACGTAATAAAGTTGAAATTTGCGGAGTAGACACATCTAAACTTCCTGTGTTAAAAAATGAAGAAATGCGAAAACTTTTTCGTGAAATGCAAGGCGGTGAAATATCAGCGAGAGAGAAGCTTGTAAATGGAAACTTACGGCTTGTTTTAAGTGTTATTCAACGTTTTAATAATCGCGGAGAGTTTGTAGATGATCTATTCCAAGTAGGTTGTATAGGTTTAATGAAGTCCATTGATAACTTTGATTTAGGGCAAAATGTGCGTTTTTCAACATATGCTGTCCCTATGATTATTGGTGAGATTAGACGCTATTTAAGAGATAATAATCCTATTCGGGTTTCAAGGTCTCTTCGTGATATTGCTTACAAAGCTTTGCAAGTAAGAGAGCGACTAATGAGCGAAACATCGAAAGAGCCTACAGCGGAGGAAATAGCAAAAGTACTAGAGGTACCACATGAAGAAATTGTTTTTGCATTAGATGCTATTCAAGATCCAGTATCTTTATTTGAGCCAATTTACAATGATGGTGGAGACCCTATTTTTGTAATGGACCAGTTAAGTGATGAGAAAAACAAAGATATTCAATGGATAGAAGAACTAGCACTAAAAGAAGGTATGAGAAGATTAAATGACAGAGAGAAGCTTATATTGAGAAAACGATTTTTCCAAGGAAAAACACAAATGGAAGTTGCTGAAGAAATTGGAATCTCCCAAGCTCAAGTGTCGCGTTTAGAAAAAGCAGCAATAAAGCAAATGAACAAAAATATTCAAAGTTAA